Part of the Thermococcus barossii genome is shown below.
GATTATTATGGCTGCTATCAACATTCCCACTGCGAACATTAGCATGTACTCCAGTGATGCCTGAGCTCTCCTACCCACAACTAGCCACCCCATTTATGCTTGAGCAACACCAGTAGAATGGACAGAAAAAGAAAATTAAAGCCTGGATCAGCCACTCTGGTTTAGGTTCTGAAGGCTCTCGTTGAGTTCGTTTCCAGCACTCTCTATGGTCTCGGTAGCACTGCTAGTTCTACCCTGGAGCTGCCTGACCACAATCAGGATTATTATCAGGGCGGCAGCAATCATAAACAGGTACTCGATGGCACCTTGGGCTTTCCTCTTCATGTTATCCACCTCCGAAGGATTACTTCATGTATTAATGCACTGAAAAAGCTTATATAGCTTTCTCCTCAAATTTAAGTTAAATCTCCCCAATACTGCAGAAAGCCCAGAGGTGGTCGTGTGGAATTAGTGGCAGTACAATCGGAGTCCGTCAATATTGAGGATTGTGTGAAGGATGTTGTAGCAAAGTCAAAGAATCTGCTATCTAATCGTGGAGGTATTATATATTCCTCAAAAATCCACCTTACCTTCGGAGCTTTCATGAATCTTACGGTAACCCTTCTGCTCGATCCCCAGGGTAACGCACGGAAGGGGGTTCTGGCCGATTATTCTCCTGGAAAGCACAAAGAGGATGCCATTCAAAAAGCGCTGGAGAAGCTCAACCGGGCCCTTCCAAGAGACGCTAAAATCGTCGATTTCGAGGTTGGAACTTATACAACACCCGTCACCAGGCGAACATATGCGGTTGCGGTTCTTGTTTACAACGCACCCCTTGAACCCAAAGCCTTTGATGAGTACACCATAAAGGAGCGGAGGGAGCTACTTGCCAAGGTTCTCAGGGACTTCAACTACAACCCCAAGGTTCTCAACATATCGGAGATAGCCAGGATGTTCGGCGTTTCGAGGGACTCCATATACTACGACATCGAACAGATACTCAAGGAGAGAAAGGGAATCAACCGCTGACCCACATCGGTCTCGGCGTTGCGGAGATTATGAATATTATCACCGCAATGACGGCCAGGAGAAGCCTCTTTCTTGACACTGGGGAGACCTCGTCAAGTGCCCCAGGATTCCCAACGGAGCCCATCAGGAGAACCAGCATTCCCCAGATGAGCCAACCAACCCAGAGGAAGCTCATGCCTATGAGAACTAGACCAACGACCATCGTGAGGTACCTGTGGGCCTTCTCCCCGAGGAATGAGCGGGCTATATGTCCCCCGTCGAGCTGGGCCGCCGGGATGAGGTTGAGGAATGTCACCAGAATTCCAACCCATCCCGCGATGGCGACTGGATGAAGGAACACGACGCTGTCTTCGGGGAACGTAACCACGTATTTCTCTATTAACATGAAGAACAGGTTCTCGCCGAAGACGATTCCCCCCTCGGTGGGCGGAACCAGGTTCTGGGGTATCGGCACCGAGAGCTTCAGCCCTATTATGCTCACTGGTATCGCTACCAGAAAACCGGCTATAGGGCCGCTGACGCCGAGGTCTATGGCGGCATTTCTCGTCGGCAACGGTGATTTGACCCTTATAACCGCTCCGAGGGTTCCCAGCATGCTGGGGAAGGGGATGAAGTAGGGCATCGTTGCCCTGACGCCGTGATAGGCCGCGGCGATCTTGTGACCCAGCTCATGGGTTCCGAGTATGGCCATCACACTTATGGAAAAAGCCACCGCGTTGACGTAGGGATTCCTTATCCCAGGGAGATTGTAGTAATCGAGGAGCTGGATGTAGAGGGATGAAAGGTAGTAGCCCGCGAATAGGGTTGTGAATATCGTGGCCACCAGAAAAATCCACGGGAGCCACCTGTTGTCCTCTTTTATTCTTTCGGCAGGAAAGACAAACAGCAGAATGTCCCCCCCGCGTTTTTTGAGAGCCGCCCAGTAGCCGAGCTCCTCCAGTTCGTTCAGAACCCTCTCAAAGTTCTTCTCCCTGATTGCATGAACCCTGAACACAAAAACTCTCCCATCTATTCTCTCAAGTTCCGCATCGTAGAATTCCATAACTTTTCTCTCAACTGCCTCCGGGAGGAAGGTAACATCCTGATTAATCGGGAGCGTTAATTCCTCCGGTTCGGTCTGGAATTCCACCAGAACCATGTCCCCACCGCACTCGGGGCAGGCCCTCTCGATTAGGGGTTCCGTGGAGTCAACGACCTCCCTGTGTCCGCAGTTGATGCACTCGTAGACTCCCTTCGGCATTTTGGCTCCCTTGAAAGGAATTGATGGGGAGCTTAAAAAGGCTATTCCTCAATTTCGACCAGTCCCTCATCGGCGTTAACGGTGGCCCTCTTTCCGCTCCTGAGCTTTGAGACGTCTATCCCGTCCACCATTGGAATTCCGGCTATTATTGCCCCGGTCGCGACTATCGTCTCCGCTTCCCCGACCAGAATTGCCTTCGGCGCCTTGCCGTTCTTTTTAAGAGCGTAGATGACGTAGGAACCAACTGTGGAGCCCTTCCCCCGTGGAAACGCCAGTATCTTGCCCGCGATACTCTGCCCCCTGATGTCGCTCTCGGCGTCCGTCACTATCCCGGTTTCGGGGTCAACACCGCCGAGGAACGATAGGGGCTTTCTGGAGACTATCAGCTCGCCCTCTGCCTTTCCTCCGACTACCTTCCTTCCCCTGAGCTTCATGGTCTCACCTCACGGGGCCTCCTTGAGGAGGTTGTCCACGTCGTCGAGCCTCACCTTAAAGCCGAAGGAGCGGAAGTAGAAGGCGCTCTTACCGCTGTTTGTGGCCACACCCCCGTACCATCCCTTGATTGGCGACACGACGAAGCAAACGTCCGGGATAATGCGACCGTTGTAGCGCTCTATCGTTTCGGTGTATCCGAGTGCGTCGGCCAGAGCCTTAACGGCCCTGCTCGCGGTGATGAAGAGCGGTATCTTCAGGGGCCTTCCCCGCATCCTCAGCAGCTCGGCAATCTCCTTTATCTCGGCCAGGGAGGCGTGTGGACAGCCGATGAGGAGCATGTCAATCTCGCTCCAGTCGTCGGAAAAAGCCTCCCTCACCGCCCGTACGTCACTCTCTTCTACGGTTATCGTTTCAAGCCTGTCGTCAATGGCCCGGTGGTACTCGGGCGTTTCCCCTTCAACGTGGTAGAGGGCTATCGAGCCGCTCGCGGCCATCGCGGCGCCGAGCTCCTTGAGGTACTCCACGTTAGAGGGTTTGAGCCCTCTGAGATAGGGGACGTCGTTGCCGAGGGCCTTACCGAGGTGATAGCCGAGCGCCGAGTAGTCCACGAAGGTCTCCACCTTTGCATCAACCTCGACGACCACCGTTGCTTTCCTGTTCTCGTCGAGATGGAGGCCGTAGTTGGGGGTTTTGCCCACTATCGCGGCGGCCAGGCTTGAGGGGCCGCCCTCGCGGTTGGTTCTCGCTCCGAGTATGGAATTCGCGAAGCTTACAGCTGAACTCTCGCTCCAGGCAAGGTGATCACCGAACTTCGGAAGGTTCGCGCCGTAATAGGGGGTGCAGGTTGACGTGGTTTCAATTCCCATTCTCCGGTAGAGTTCAAGAACTTGCATCTGTTTCTCCATGAACTCGTCGTCCCCTATCCCCGCCGGGTTGAGCGTCGTGTAAACGGAGACCTTCGCGCCAGCATCGGCGAAGTCCCTCAAGAACTCGATTCCAGCATCGCCGATGTTCTTGTAGGAGACACCGGCAATCTGGGCGCTTTTAATGGGGATGAGCCTGTCCGCACCGTAGATTTCACCGAGGGCGACCAGTATCTCCATGGCCTTCTGGAGTGCGTAGCCGTACTCCCCTGCGAGTATGAGCTCCTCCTCCTTCGTCAGGTACATCGTACCACCTATTCGGTTCAACGCTTAGCTGCTTATAAGGCCTTTCTTCTACCGATGAAAGTTATAGTAATAGCAGACATGTTCAGAAATTTTTATAGTATCTAAAGACAATAAGTAATGCCCAACTACCGGGAGGTGCCCAGGATGAGATTTAGTGTTAGAAAATTGGTAATTGTTTTATTTTTGGTTCTCTGTAGCGTGCTGGCAACTCCAGCGGCGGCCTCCGACACCTACGACGTCGTGCTCTCGGACACCGGACCAACCTTCTACGCTACCAAAGGAGTAGGGGTGTGGCCCTTCATCCACACATTCAAAATGCAGGGCGAAGTGATATCGTACTCGACCTCTTGGTACTATGGCTCTGGATATTCACAGATATCTTTCCCCTTCCTGGGACTTTACTCCCTGGACTACGCCTACGTCCGCCTCACCAACAGCGCCGGCTTTTACAGGTCATGGACATACCACCAGGCCAGTTTTACCTGCAACTTCTACTATCCGTACCTCAGCGACGCCGATGGTGGACCAAGCTCCAGACTTACCATGAAGTGGCACTATGAATTCGTAGGAGATTTGGGCTCCTACTGAGGAGGTGATGAGAGTGAGGAGGTACCTCATCCCGATCTTTGTGCTGGTCCTTCTCGGGGGAATGCTTGGAGCAGCCTATGCCTTTTCACAGCCGCCTTCTCAGGATGCACTTGCATCGGCAATAGGGAAGATGAACAGGTATCACTTCGTTCGTGAGATAGAGTTCAACCAGTACAGGGTCTACGTGGTTGGTAACGGGAATTCAAGGATTGTCAAGAAGGACTTTGCATACCATGGCAAAATTGTGACTACTGGTGCCGTTGACATGACCCAGGGCATTGTTACAGAGTCCGAGGAGTACTACATCAACGGTTCGTTGGTGATGCACGGCCAGATAACCGTCAACCTGATAACGGGAGAAGTTTCTGGCACCGTAACCCTCGCAGATGGAACCACAATGGACGTAAAGGAGCTCTGGAAAAAGTACTATGGGGTAGACAGCGAAACGGCTGTGAACATGATACAGGGAACCCTTCCAACACTGGCATTCAGGAATGCCGTTCTTAACTCCCGAGACCTCAAGAAGGTTAAGAGCTCAGTTTCCCTGTCCGACAGAATAATGATGGGACTGGGGCTCAAGGAGAAGCTCTTCGAGTACGAGTTTACCACAAAATCTGGCAAGACATGGCACGTATTCGTTGACTCCAATGGCGTTCCACGCAGATTTGAGTTCAAAACGGAGGATTCAGAGATAGTAGTTCGCATAACCCCCGAGGGATAATATCTACAGGGTTACTTTTCCATTTATATTTTTGTTCTCTGGCTTCTTGCAGTTTTTAAGTCCCGCAAAATTTATAAACCCTGCACGGTTCACTAACTACGGGTCGTGCAGCGGGGTGGGGCAGCTAGGAGTGCCCGCCGGGCTCATAACCCGGAGGTCGGAGGTTCAAATCCTCCCCCCGCTACCATGTTCATTTCTGTACATTGGTGTCTTTGTTTGTACAGTAGTGACTGTGTGTATGCTCGGCAATGGGGTAAACTTTTTATTGTTGCGCGTGTTACGTTAATCGATAGTCATGAGAAAAATTAAAGATCTGGATGTAAATGAACTTCACGAGGTTGTTGAGAGGGTAAAGCTCCTGCGTTCTCTGGGATGTTCCTATGGCAAAATCGTCGATATCATAGCCGATGAGTACCGGCTCAGACTTTCAAAGGCAACAGTGATCCGCTGGTGCAAGGGCACACACGACCCGTTCAACCGGATTAAACGCATCGTGACAAAACCTTCACCGGAACTTTCCTATGTAATCGGAGTTTATCTGGGCGATGGGAGTATTCACAGGAAATCCAATGGAAAGTATCTCATCAAGCTTAAGGTCATTGATGAAGAGTTCGCTAAGGCGTTTGCTGAGTCACTTCAACGGTTGGGAGTCAAAACAACTGTGGGTCTTGAAAGTGATTCGACCAGGGTGGATAGGTTCTATGTTGAAGGGAGCAACAAAACATTGTTTCAGCTTTTAAGCAGCTCAAAGGAGACCCTGTTCTCCCTGTCGGAGAGGTATCCGGTGCAGTTCCTCAGGGGGTTCTTTGATAGTGAGGGATTTCCAACTGTGAATGCCGGGAAAACGTTCGATGTTAAAGTCGGGGTCGTCAACTCAGACGTTCAGGTTCTGAAATTTGCCAAGAAACTCCTTAAAGAACTGGGGATTCGTTCACGGATGGTAAAGTTATACTCTAAAGGTCACGAATTCACGATTCGAGGAGAGGTGTACACCTCAAACGTTGATATGTTCGTCCTGTGGATTTCACGCTTTGGGGATGTGGTATCTTTTTATGAAAACGTTGGTTTTACGGCAACGAGGAAATCAGAAAAACTTCGGAGAGCTATAGAGCTGAAGGAAAGTTATCCTCCAGCAGAGGCTATCAGAATGTGGCTAATCGAATACGAGAAGCATGGACGGGGATACGTCAAGAGGGCAAACCTTTTTAAACCTCCCATCAATTCCCAACGCGAAGGGGCGGCTGGCGGGAGCTGGCCGTCACCGGGAGGTGTATGGTATGGCAAGGATACACGCGAGAAAGAGGGGTAAATCAGGTTCTAAGAGGCCTCCGAGGACCGCTCCGCCGACCTGGGTCGAGTACACGGCGGAGGAGGTCGAGGGGCTCGTTATCAAGCTCAGGAAGGAAGGTTACAGCGCGGCGATGATAGGGACGATACTCAGGGACCAGTACGGCATTCCGAGCGTCAAGCTCATCACCGGCAAGAAGATAACCAAGATTCTCGAAGAGAACGGCCTCGCGCCGCAGATTCCCGAGGACCTCATGGCCCTCATCAGGAAGGCGGTTAAGCTCAGGAAGCACCTTGAGCAGCACCCGAAGGACAAGCACTCCAGGAGAGGTCTCCAGCTCACCGAGAGCAAGATCAGGAGGCTCGTCAAGTACTACAGGAGAACCGGCAAGCTGCCGGCGAAGTGGCGCTACGATCCGGAGCAGGCCAAACTCCTGGTTCGCTGATTCCCTTTCCTTCTTATAAGGTGGTAAAATGGACAGGGGCGCTTTCTTGGAGAAGGCCCGAGAGGGAGCAGAGCTAATCAAGATGCACATCGAGCTAGGGCACACTATCCGGATAATCTCGCACAGGGATGCCGATGGAATTACTGCTGGAGCGATTTTGGCGAGGGCCGTTGCCCGCGAAGGCGGAACGTTCCAGCTAAGCATCGTCAAGCAGCTCAGTGAGGAACTCATCCAGGAGCTTGCCTCTGAGAAGCACAGGATATACGTCTTCAGCGACCTTGGAAGCGGCTCAATAAGCCTCATCGAGAAACACCTTGAGGGGGCGACCGTTGTCGTTGCGGACCACCATCCCCCCGAGAAGGATGAGTTCTCCACGGATTCCCACGTGCTGGTGAACCCCGTTCCCTTCGGTGCCAACAGCGTTCGTGATTTGAGCGGTTCGGGGGTTGCCTACTTCGTCGCCAAGGAGATGAACGAGAGGAACATGGACCTGGCCTACATTGCCATCGTTGGAGCCGTTGGCGACATGCAGGAGATAGACGGAACCTTCCACGGGCTCAACAACGACATACTTGAAGACGGCAAGAGGCTGAATATCCTGGAGGTCAGAAAGGAGCTCCGACTTTTCGGGCGTGAAAGCAGGCCCCTGTACCAGATGCTGGCCTACGCCACCAACCCGGAGATTCCAGAGGTCACCGGAGACGAGAGGAAGGCCATAGAGTGGCTCCGGGCCAGGGGCTTCGACCCGGACATGAGGTACTGGCAGCTTCGCGAGGAGGAGAAGAGGAAGCTCCACGATGCCCTTGTGATACACCTCATCAAGCACGGTGCCCCCAAGGAAGCGATAGACAGGCTCATCGGCGACGTGGTGATAAGCCCGCTCTACCCCGAGGGCGATCCCAGACACGAGGCAAGGGAGTTCGCGACGCTCCTCAACGCCACCGGGAGGCTGAACGCCGGAACGCTCGGTGTTGCCATCTGCCTCGGCGATGAAGAAGCCTACAAGCGTGCCAGGAAAATGCTGGAGGACTACAAGAGGGAGCAGATAGAGGCGAGGAAGTTCCTCATCCAGAACTGGGGCATGGCCGACGAGGGAGAGCACGCCTACGTCTTCTACGCCGGCAAGAACATCAGGGACACGCTCGTTGGCATAGCGGCCAACATAGCGATAAATGCCGGCCTCGCGAACCCGGAGAAACCCGTCGTCGTTCTGGCGGACAGTGACGAGGACGAGAACCTCGTGAAGGGCTCGGCCAGGACAACGGAAAAGGCCCTGGCGAAGGGCTATCATCTCGGTGAGGCTCTCAGGGAAGTTGCAGAGAAGCTCGGCGGTGAGGGCGGCGGGCACGCAATTGCTGCCGGGATACGCTTCCCCAAAGGCAGGATAGACGAGTTCATACGGCTGTTCAACGAGGCCTTGGCCAGGCAGGTGGAGGGAAAGGGCGGTGAGGATTGAAGCTAGGGCGGAGATAGTCTGGCACTACGGCGATCCTGGAAGGGCCGAGGCGATAGCCGGGGCACTCGAAGTGGACAACGTGGGCCTTCCTGAGAGCCTAAAGAAAAGTTTAAATGTGCTAACCCGATGGGAAGATGGGGACGTCATAACAAAGGTTAAATACTCGGGTGAGATTGAGACACTCATCAAAGCGCTGGACGATTTGGTGTTTTCAATCAAAATCGCCGAAGATGTTACCGAAAAGGTGTGAACTGGAGGTGTTGGGATGGCAAAGGGTAACCCAAGGAAGAGGGCTGCTGCTACCAAGGATAAGTGGAAGATGAAAGAGTGGTACATAGTTTACGCTCCGGACTTCTTCGGGAGCAAGGAGATAGGTCTCACTCCAGCTGACGAGCCCGAGAAGGTCATCGGGAGGGTCATCGAAACCACCCTCAAGGACCTCACCGGCGACTTCACCAAGGGCCAGGTCAAGCTCTACTTCCAGATCTACGATGTCAAGGGCCAGAACGCCTATACCAAGTTCAAGGGGCACACCCTTGCGAGGAGCTACATAAGGAGCCTCGTCAGGAGGAGAACCACTCGCGTTGATGGGATATTCAACGTCACCACCAAGGACGGCTACAAGCTGCGCGTCATGGGCATGGTGATAGCCTACCGCAGGATACAGACCAGCCAGGAGAGGGCCATCAGGGAGATAATCAGGGACATCATCTACAAGAAGGCCGAGGAGCTGGACTACAAGGACTTCATCCTCGAAGCCGTCAGCGGCAAGATGGGAGCCGAGATTGCCAAGGAAGCGCGCAAGATATACCCGATCAAGAGGGCCGAGATAAGGAAGATCAAGGTCCTCGCCGAGCCGGAGGCTTGATGCCTCCCAATTCTATTCTCTCGCATCTTGCTCGGCAGGCTTTTAAGTGAGGAACCGCTTTTTCTCCTGGAGGTGAGCTCATGAAGTTCATAATCAAGACCCAGCGGGGAATGGAGAGTGTAGCTGCCAACTACATACGGGAAGCCCTTCCAGACGCCAGCGTCTGGGCTTCTCCCATGGGCTACTCCGGCCTGGTCATCGTCGAGACCACCGATGAAAACGCCGGTGAGAAGGTGCTGGAAATACCTGAGGTGGAGAGGATTATCCCGGTCATTGTGGAGGTCCCAGCGGAGCTTGAGAAAATCGTGGAGAGCGCCGAGAGGCTCGCCCCTCTGATAGGAGAGGAGGAAACCTTCGCCGTGAAGACAAAGAGGCGCGGGAAGCACGGGTTCACCAGTATGGACGTCAATCGCGAACTCGGTGCAAGAATAAGGGAACTGACCGGCGCCGACGTCAACCTCAGCTGGCCTGACAAGGTCGTTCAGGTCGAGATAATAGGGGATAAAGCCTACATCTCGGTTCTACCTGGGGAGGAGTTCAGGAAGTTCACGCCTGACAAGATAGACGCCAGGAAGCTCTTCCGCAAGGTCACCCTCGTCCAGATGCCCTACTGGGGCGATTACAAGGCCTGCAGGAGCTTCGGTGAGAAGATAGGTCGAGCCGCTCAGGCTTTCGAGGTCAAGGAGCTTATCATAGCTCCAAAGGAAAAGATGGATGCCTTCGAGCTGGCGGAGTTCATAAGGGGCATTAAGGTCGGCCAGGAGAGCAGGTATCAGATACAGCGCGAGGCCTACCCCTGGAAGGTCGAGAAGGTTCCGGTCTCGGTCTGGGACCTCTACCAGGTCGTCAGGGACAAGAGGCGGAGCAAGAGGCTGCTCATCATCACCGACCCAAAGGGACCGACGCTGGCGGAGGTGAAGGAGCACATCGCAAGGGATATGTTCTACGCCAAGGAGATTGTCATCTTTGTCGGCTCCCGCGAGGGCATTCCACGTGGCCTCTTCCGCTTCGCAGACTACGTGGTGGATCTGGCCCCATACATGACATTCGCAACTGAACACGGTATTCCCGCTGCTCTCGTCTCGCTTTGGGAGGTCTACGAAGAATACGCCCGAAGAAGGGAGGAAAAGGCATAGACTTTTCTTTTAATTCTTAATTATGTTTCCGGCGAGGCGTCAGACCCTAAGGTCCTCCTCACCGCTCGGGAATCCGCCGTACTCATCATCCGCCAGCGGGGATTCTCGCGAGAATTTTAAAGCTTCACGCCAGGAGGTAGAAGAGTCCGGCACCCACGAAACCGCCAAAGAGCGATGCCAGAAAGTTCGTGGAGTTGTTGTTGGTAATCCCCTCTTTCTCAAGGGTTGCCCCTATTAGACTGTCCAGATTAACGCCGATGAAGCCTCCGAGGGTAACGGCCAGGAGCATTATGGCCTTCTCGGACGTCACTGGGAGTGCAAAAAGGGCCATTATCAGGGCGCCTGCAAATGCGAACAGCTCTCCTGCCCATGAGACAGCGCCGTTGGTTCCAGGTTTAACTGGTTTAAGTGTTGTAATGAGCTTCGGGCTTTTCCCAAATATTTTACCCAGTTCACTTGCCAGTGTGTCCCCGTTAGCGGTTGCAATCGCGGCAAAACTGGCGGCCCAGAAAACGTCCATGTTGGAGAAGTACTCGAAGGTGAGAAAAATGACCGCGGCAAGTCCGTTGCCAAGGACGTTGCCCCAGCTTCTTATCCCGTTTCTGCTCTGGGCGGCGCCAAGCTTGGCCTTCTCCTTGAATTTGTACTTGGTGGCCAGAACGCCGAGGACCACGAAGGTTAGAAGTGCTGCAAACGGATACGCTCCACCCAACTCTATGACGGACAGGCCAAGGAGTGCCGCCGCAAGGGCCCCCTTAGCGTCCAGGGCCTTGAACCTGTAGGAGCCAAAGCCGAGTCCTGCAACCACTACAATGTCCACTGCCGCTCTCTCAAGCATCTCTGCCACCTGGGAGAAGTGCAGGAAGAGGCTTTATTATTCTTTCCCTCGGCGGTTGACGAAGGGAATAAAGGGAATTAAAGAACCTCGAACTTGACGGTCTCGGTCACGAAGGTTATGTCGAGCTTGTCAATGCCCGGTATCTTCTTGGAGACCTCGTTTATTATCTTCTCAAGCTCCTTCATATCCTTGGGGCCCACTATGTGGACCACGAGGTTGTGGGAACCGAGAGCGCGTTCGACGATCTTGATGTTCTCATCCTCAACGAGGATGGGGATTATCTCGTCAATATTGGCCGAGGGTTTGACCGTTATTCCAAGGATTACATGAACGTATCCCAGGGCATCGTAGTTGGGTATCACCGTGTACTTCCGTATGATGCCGTTCCTCTCCAAGCGGTCCATCCTGCGGGATATCCTCTGCCTGGTGGTGCCGAGAATCTCGGCAAGCTCCTTGTAGGTAAGGCGGGCGTTCTTGGCGAGGAGCTTCAAAATCTTTATGTCTATTCCGTTTATTTTATCAGCCATGTCTCCACCTCCCCCGAATTATGGTGGAAATTGAGCGCCCGATTATAAAAATGTTTCGATAAGTTGGAAGATTTCTAATCACTTGGTAACCTGCATCCCAGTGTTTCCTGTATAACTCAGTTATACGATAACTCTCTATGTTACAAATCCTTATCTCAATTGACGTAAATTTCATATGTTGCTCCACCTGTCCCTGTCCCGTTCCTGGTATTTTTCTATGGTCTCTCTGAGGGCTTCCGTGAGGTCCACACCGTAGTAATTGGCGATGCAGGAGAGGGCAAAGACAACATCCCCAAGTTCTTCCTTCAGGTGCTCTCTGTCGCCGGAGCCCTTAACGCCCTCCACTTTGAGGAGTTCATCGGCGAGTTCTCCTATCTCCTCCATCAGAGCTGCGAGCATCTCAAATGGCGTCCAGTACCCTCCAAACTCCCTGACGGTTCTGTCAACTTCCCTTTGAAGGTCGTTCATGCTCCTACACCAGCTCGATGCTGACCATATCCAGGTACCTCTTAAGGGCCTCGGTGTTGGTTCTGTAGAAGTGCATCTTGCCCTCCTTCCGCTCCTCTATAAGCCCGAGTCCCTTGAGGGTTCTCAGGTGATGGCTTATGAGGGTCTGATCCTGGTCGAGTATCCTTGAGATTAGGCACACGCACAGCCAGTTGTCCTTCAGGAGTTTGAGTATCCTGAGACGGAGCGGATTTGAAATCGCCTTCAGGAACTTTATTGTATCGCTTTCCACCTGAAGGTCAACTTCCCTGTCCAGGTCAGGTATTCCACAGGTTTCCGCACACTGCAGGACTGTCTTCCTTTGCCTCTCATTTAGCTCGTCCAAAAGGTCCTTGATCTTCATGGGCAACACCTGTAACTGGATATGGTTGGTTTCCTTTTAAGAATTTTCACATGAGGTTATTCTACAACTTCAATCTTCAGTCTGGTCCCGTCACTGCGGTACGCTCTCACACTGTCTTCTGTGAAGGGATAGGCGATTATCAGGTGAACTCCCCCAAATTTTGAGAAGAAGTTCAAATCCGCCTGGGAAGGCCAGGGACTTGGCCCTGGATGGGAATGGACGGTTCCCTTGATGCTCTCATCGTAGGGCAGCATCCATGTGTCAAAGAACGCCGAGCTACTCCCAAAGTGCGGGTTCGGTGCTATCAGAACCTCCTCGAAGACTCCATCTTTCTCCCGCAGAAAGCCCGCGAACTCGTTCGGATAGAACTCGCGGGCAAGCTCCAGCAGGTACTCCAGAAGTTCGCGTCTAATTATTACCGCTTCCATTTCGCTCACCGAAAATATTTAAAAATTCAGAGGACTGCTATGGCCTCTATCTCCACATCAACCCCTTTGGGCAGGTTGGACACCTCAACGACGGCCCTGGCAGGTTTGGACTTCGAAAAGTAGCGGTTGTAGACTTCGTTGAATCTGGCGTAGTTTCCCATGTC
Proteins encoded:
- a CDS encoding SPOUT family RNA methylase, whose translation is MKFIIKTQRGMESVAANYIREALPDASVWASPMGYSGLVIVETTDENAGEKVLEIPEVERIIPVIVEVPAELEKIVESAERLAPLIGEEETFAVKTKRRGKHGFTSMDVNRELGARIRELTGADVNLSWPDKVVQVEIIGDKAYISVLPGEEFRKFTPDKIDARKLFRKVTLVQMPYWGDYKACRSFGEKIGRAAQAFEVKELIIAPKEKMDAFELAEFIRGIKVGQESRYQIQREAYPWKVEKVPVSVWDLYQVVRDKRRSKRLLIITDPKGPTLAEVKEHIARDMFYAKEIVIFVGSREGIPRGLFRFADYVVDLAPYMTFATEHGIPAALVSLWEVYEEYARRREEKA
- a CDS encoding DUF92 domain-containing protein — encoded protein: MLERAAVDIVVVAGLGFGSYRFKALDAKGALAAALLGLSVIELGGAYPFAALLTFVVLGVLATKYKFKEKAKLGAAQSRNGIRSWGNVLGNGLAAVIFLTFEYFSNMDVFWAASFAAIATANGDTLASELGKIFGKSPKLITTLKPVKPGTNGAVSWAGELFAFAGALIMALFALPVTSEKAIMLLAVTLGGFIGVNLDSLIGATLEKEGITNNNSTNFLASLFGGFVGAGLFYLLA
- a CDS encoding Lrp/AsnC family transcriptional regulator, with the protein product MADKINGIDIKILKLLAKNARLTYKELAEILGTTRQRISRRMDRLERNGIIRKYTVIPNYDALGYVHVILGITVKPSANIDEIIPILVEDENIKIVERALGSHNLVVHIVGPKDMKELEKIINEVSKKIPGIDKLDITFVTETVKFEVL
- a CDS encoding nucleotide pyrophosphohydrolase; protein product: MNDLQREVDRTVREFGGYWTPFEMLAALMEEIGELADELLKVEGVKGSGDREHLKEELGDVVFALSCIANYYGVDLTEALRETIEKYQERDRDRWSNI
- a CDS encoding ArsR/SmtB family transcription factor; translated protein: MKIKDLLDELNERQRKTVLQCAETCGIPDLDREVDLQVESDTIKFLKAISNPLRLRILKLLKDNWLCVCLISRILDQDQTLISHHLRTLKGLGLIEERKEGKMHFYRTNTEALKRYLDMVSIELV
- a CDS encoding Mov34/MPN/PAD-1 family protein, with translation MEAVIIRRELLEYLLELAREFYPNEFAGFLREKDGVFEEVLIAPNPHFGSSSAFFDTWMLPYDESIKGTVHSHPGPSPWPSQADLNFFSKFGGVHLIIAYPFTEDSVRAYRSDGTRLKIEVVE